One Mangrovimonas cancribranchiae DNA segment encodes these proteins:
- a CDS encoding DUF3987 domain-containing protein, whose protein sequence is MQDNKNQTNIPQDIDSIDEIINKNLSTPKDKLRDQLNNIISKLPNDYRLFIEKSFFHLLLPKEYVLSSILFTVCNASGLAFCTEFGEYKNYGNLYFVLVGSRGGYKTPSMNLAIKPLKLVDDMEYRNYKEKIKDITDETQPKPKRKRLFSQETTIESLLWNHYQNKYSIGVYLDEISYFFDVMNNPKDTKGSQWRNMLLQGNTNGYIDVSRKTSESFRIEKSYPSVLGGIQHQLISKMFSNKNLESGLLDRFLFTVDLTKNSRLTKESMPTSVLAGYNQAITNIYQKRDALNDAGQEVCLDMVHEAKDKLYDYIQDKIDQQNNLESPLKEYLSKMRISIHKLVLLLHLIKVSQEKDFYSQISLETLNLAIELNEFYYSNFKLITDKCTQPTPLNKKDVVNEVINMAKNNNVPQNIIGQLTGYSNGYVSKLWNR, encoded by the coding sequence ATGCAAGATAATAAAAATCAAACAAATATCCCTCAAGATATTGACTCTATTGATGAGATTATAAATAAAAATCTATCTACACCCAAAGACAAATTAAGAGATCAATTAAATAATATAATTTCAAAGCTACCTAACGATTATAGATTATTTATAGAAAAGTCGTTTTTTCATTTATTACTTCCTAAAGAATATGTTTTAAGCTCAATTCTGTTTACTGTTTGCAATGCTTCCGGATTAGCTTTTTGTACTGAATTTGGAGAATATAAGAATTACGGTAATTTATATTTTGTTCTTGTTGGTAGTAGAGGAGGCTATAAAACACCTTCAATGAATTTAGCTATTAAACCGTTGAAGTTGGTTGATGACATGGAATATCGTAATTATAAAGAAAAAATAAAAGATATAACAGATGAGACGCAGCCAAAACCAAAAAGAAAACGGTTGTTTTCACAAGAAACAACCATAGAGTCTCTTTTATGGAATCATTACCAAAATAAATACTCAATAGGAGTTTATCTTGATGAGATAAGCTACTTTTTTGATGTGATGAATAATCCAAAAGACACTAAAGGCTCTCAATGGAGGAATATGTTACTTCAAGGAAACACAAACGGATATATTGATGTATCTAGAAAAACATCAGAAAGTTTTAGAATTGAAAAGTCTTATCCCTCAGTTCTAGGAGGAATACAGCATCAATTAATTTCAAAAATGTTTTCAAATAAAAACTTAGAAAGCGGCTTACTTGATAGGTTTTTATTTACAGTTGACTTAACTAAAAACTCAAGACTAACAAAAGAAAGCATGCCCACAAGTGTATTAGCAGGATACAATCAAGCTATTACAAATATCTACCAGAAGAGAGATGCTTTAAATGATGCTGGCCAGGAAGTTTGTTTAGACATGGTTCATGAAGCTAAAGATAAATTGTATGATTATATACAAGATAAGATAGATCAACAAAACAATTTAGAGTCTCCTTTAAAGGAGTACTTATCTAAAATGAGGATTTCTATACACAAATTAGTCTTATTACTACACTTGATAAAAGTATCTCAAGAAAAGGATTTTTATAGTCAAATAAGTCTTGAGACTCTTAATCTGGCGATTGAACTAAATGAGTTTTATTATTCCAACTTCAAGCTAATAACCGATAAATGCACACAACCAACACCCCTTAATAAAAAAGATGTTGTTAATGAGGTTATTAATATGGCTAAAAACAATAATGTTCCACAAAATATTATAGGTCAATTAACAGGCTATAGCAATGGCTATGTGAGTAAATTATGGAATAGGTAG
- a CDS encoding M43 family zinc metalloprotease, with the protein MKKITFRTLSYFLLFFISFSAFSQKKNTKSNKEIPLSEYNQRSLELTGYIKCLTDENEALLQEKYPNRATKEEFEAWLAPKIQKTKRDINNRENGQRVVRTIPIIFHVFTDGLGAENLDELTIQAQVDQLNIDYADLAGSTYAVSADTEIQFCLAQVNESGIQLDEPGINRVTSYGDGPFTRNDFDTSMKAATQWDPTKYFNVWVADLSGGILGYAQFPDNSGLDGLNVDGGPANTDGVVVLYSSVGSIANPNPNGGQYNAGRTLTHEAGHWLGLRHIWGDGGCNVDDYCDDTPLAGDANYGCPNVDSCVFGNTDPDMVENYMDYTDDSCMHTFTVDQSTRIAAVMDNCPRRMELASSNVCTPAMVYDLDSRATIESLNMDKCEFTITPVVRVYNNGNNTLTSATINYDIDGGTNNTISWTGNLVNYGDFDMVNLPEIALGSGDYTFNVSTSNPNGASDMNPANDADAEVVELGNSYFGSTSITLTLLTDDYGYETSWDFVDSNGTVLYNGGNHPTLGGTNLEDNTTYTEIFTISDNECYTFTIYDDFEDGICCDYGNGSYELMDNNSTTIFTGGEFDATETTTISTTTLSTNDIEFVSGLALYPNPTSNVLNIKTTNSNLPDNYAIYNMLGQVISKKVISSENDLTINTANLSNGMYFIKISKGANEATLRFMKK; encoded by the coding sequence ATGAAAAAAATTACATTTAGGACACTGTCCTACTTTCTTTTATTCTTTATCTCTTTTAGTGCTTTTTCACAGAAGAAAAACACTAAAAGTAACAAAGAGATACCGCTTTCAGAATATAATCAAAGATCTCTAGAACTCACAGGTTACATTAAATGCTTAACAGATGAAAATGAGGCCTTATTGCAAGAAAAATATCCTAATCGTGCTACTAAAGAAGAATTTGAAGCATGGTTAGCCCCAAAGATTCAAAAGACAAAAAGAGATATAAATAACAGAGAAAATGGTCAAAGAGTAGTAAGAACTATCCCTATTATTTTTCATGTTTTCACAGATGGGTTAGGTGCCGAAAATTTAGACGAATTAACAATCCAAGCTCAGGTTGACCAATTAAATATAGATTATGCAGATTTGGCCGGTAGTACCTATGCTGTTTCTGCAGATACAGAAATTCAATTTTGTTTAGCCCAAGTTAATGAATCTGGTATTCAATTAGACGAGCCAGGTATCAATAGAGTTACCTCCTATGGCGACGGCCCTTTTACTAGAAATGACTTTGATACCAGTATGAAAGCTGCTACTCAATGGGATCCTACAAAATATTTTAATGTTTGGGTTGCTGATTTATCTGGTGGTATATTAGGTTATGCCCAATTCCCTGACAATTCTGGATTAGATGGGTTAAATGTAGATGGAGGTCCTGCAAATACAGATGGCGTAGTTGTTTTATATTCTAGTGTAGGAAGCATAGCCAACCCCAACCCTAATGGAGGGCAATATAACGCTGGTAGAACATTAACCCATGAAGCTGGTCACTGGTTAGGTTTAAGACATATTTGGGGCGACGGTGGATGTAATGTTGATGACTATTGCGATGACACACCTTTGGCAGGAGATGCTAATTATGGCTGTCCAAATGTTGATTCATGTGTCTTTGGTAATACTGACCCAGACATGGTTGAAAACTATATGGACTACACAGATGACTCCTGTATGCATACTTTTACAGTAGATCAATCAACTAGAATAGCTGCTGTTATGGATAATTGCCCTAGACGAATGGAATTAGCCTCTTCAAACGTTTGTACTCCAGCTATGGTTTACGATTTAGATTCACGAGCAACTATTGAAAGTCTTAACATGGACAAATGTGAATTTACAATTACACCAGTTGTAAGGGTATATAACAACGGTAATAATACATTAACATCTGCAACTATTAATTATGACATTGACGGTGGAACAAATAACACTATCTCTTGGACTGGCAATTTAGTTAACTATGGTGATTTTGACATGGTTAATTTACCTGAAATAGCTCTTGGCTCAGGAGACTATACATTTAATGTCTCTACATCTAACCCTAATGGAGCTTCTGATATGAATCCAGCTAACGATGCTGATGCTGAAGTTGTAGAACTAGGCAATTCATATTTTGGCTCTACATCCATTACGTTAACATTATTAACAGATGATTATGGTTATGAAACCTCATGGGACTTTGTAGACTCTAATGGTACAGTGCTTTACAATGGCGGGAATCACCCAACATTAGGAGGCACAAATTTAGAAGACAATACCACATATACAGAAATATTTACTATTAGTGATAATGAATGTTATACTTTCACAATTTATGATGACTTTGAAGATGGTATTTGTTGTGATTATGGTAATGGATCTTATGAATTAATGGACAACAATAGTACTACCATTTTTACTGGAGGTGAATTTGACGCAACCGAAACAACAACCATATCTACTACTACATTAAGTACAAATGATATAGAGTTTGTTAGCGGATTAGCGCTTTACCCTAACCCAACAAGTAATGTTTTAAATATAAAAACTACTAATAGCAATTTACCTGATAACTATGCTATTTATAATATGTTAGGACAAGTAATCTCTAAAAAAGTTATTTCTAGCGAAAACGACTTAACTATTAACACAGCTAACTTAAGTAATGGTATGTATTTTATAAAAATCTCTAAAGGAGCTAACGAAGCTACTTTAAGATTTATGAAAAAGTAA
- a CDS encoding helix-turn-helix domain-containing protein, which translates to MKKSIIQIETTSSSEFIPKLAAEIRKVIKEESNHQESNQILLTREQVAEMLSISLVTLWKYTKKGVIPAFRIGTKVRYKKGDVILALKKMNNF; encoded by the coding sequence ATGAAAAAATCAATTATTCAAATTGAAACAACTTCTTCTAGTGAATTTATTCCAAAACTAGCTGCGGAAATAAGAAAGGTTATAAAAGAAGAAAGTAACCACCAAGAATCCAACCAAATATTATTAACTCGAGAACAAGTGGCAGAAATGCTGTCTATTTCTCTCGTAACCCTGTGGAAATACACAAAAAAAGGTGTGATCCCTGCTTTTAGAATAGGTACCAAAGTAAGGTACAAAAAAGGAGATGTTATTCTGGCATTAAAAAAGATGAACAATTTCTAA
- a CDS encoding 50S ribosomal protein L25/general stress protein Ctc, whose product MKSITINGSKRESVGKKSTKALRNAGQVPCVLYGGNTPVHFAADEVAFNKLVYTPNAHTVVIELDNGETYQGVMQDIQFHPVTDAILHVDFYELHEGKPITMEVPVHFTGNSKGVKAGGVLRKNSRRLRVKALPKNLPDFIEVDITPLKIGNKLYVGDLQHELYRIMQTDNTVVCQIKRARLAMAIAVDDEDEDELEEGAEATAEGDTPAEGDAQE is encoded by the coding sequence ATGAAATCAATTACGATCAACGGATCTAAAAGAGAAAGCGTAGGCAAGAAATCAACAAAAGCCTTACGTAATGCTGGACAGGTTCCTTGCGTATTATACGGAGGAAACACACCAGTACATTTTGCAGCTGACGAAGTAGCGTTTAACAAACTGGTTTACACTCCAAACGCTCACACAGTTGTAATTGAACTAGATAATGGAGAAACTTACCAAGGTGTTATGCAAGACATCCAGTTTCACCCTGTAACAGATGCTATTCTTCACGTAGACTTTTACGAACTTCATGAAGGTAAGCCAATTACTATGGAAGTTCCTGTTCACTTTACAGGAAACTCTAAAGGTGTAAAAGCTGGTGGTGTATTACGTAAAAACTCTCGTAGATTACGCGTAAAAGCATTACCTAAAAACTTACCAGATTTTATAGAAGTAGATATTACGCCTTTAAAAATTGGAAACAAACTTTATGTAGGCGATTTACAACACGAGTTATACCGCATCATGCAAACAGACAATACTGTAGTATGTCAAATTAAACGTGCAAGATTAGCTATGGCTATTGCCGTTGATGATGAGGATGAAGACGAGCTAGAAGAAGGTGCTGAAGCAACAGCAGAAGGCGATACTCCAGCTGAAGGAGATGCTCAAGAATAA
- the serS gene encoding serine--tRNA ligase, with the protein MLQVPYIRENKDYVIEALKKRNLDATETINNVLQLDENRRKTQARLDNILAESNTLSKEIGMLFKSGKVEKANAIKSKTSSLKEESKTLSDELNNISNQLNDLLYTIPNVPHSSVPRGKSDEDNEEIFREGDIPKLHNNALPHWELAKKYDIIDFELGSKITGAGFPVYKGKGARLQRALIQYFLDKNADAGYEEIIPPFLINTASGYGTGQLPDKEGQMYEIANNVSEDTLYLIPTSEVPVTNIYRDVLLNETDLPIKHTAYSPCFRREAGSYGKDVRGLNRLHQFEKVEIVRVEKPENSYQALDDMVKHVKNLLQDLKLPYRILRLCGGDLGFTSALTFDFEVFSTAQDRWLEISSVSNFEAYQANRLKLRLKNNQGKKELAHTLNGSSLALPRVLAGILENYQTENGIKIPDVLVPYTGFNTID; encoded by the coding sequence ATGTTACAAGTACCATACATTAGAGAGAATAAAGATTATGTTATTGAAGCTCTAAAAAAAAGAAACTTAGACGCTACAGAAACAATTAACAATGTCTTACAATTAGATGAAAACCGCAGAAAAACGCAAGCACGTTTAGATAATATTTTAGCCGAATCTAACACCTTATCCAAAGAAATTGGCATGCTGTTCAAATCTGGAAAAGTAGAAAAAGCTAACGCCATAAAAAGCAAAACATCTAGCCTAAAAGAAGAATCTAAAACACTTTCTGACGAGTTAAATAACATTTCTAACCAATTAAACGACTTGTTATACACTATTCCAAATGTACCTCATAGCTCAGTACCACGTGGAAAATCAGATGAAGACAATGAAGAAATTTTTAGAGAAGGCGATATTCCTAAACTTCATAACAACGCTTTACCTCATTGGGAATTAGCTAAAAAATATGACATTATAGATTTTGAATTAGGCTCTAAAATAACAGGTGCTGGATTTCCTGTTTACAAAGGAAAAGGTGCTAGGCTACAACGCGCTTTAATACAATATTTCTTAGATAAAAATGCCGATGCAGGCTACGAAGAAATCATCCCGCCTTTTTTAATCAATACAGCTTCTGGCTATGGTACAGGCCAATTGCCAGACAAAGAAGGACAAATGTATGAGATTGCCAATAACGTCTCTGAAGACACACTATACTTAATTCCAACCTCCGAAGTTCCTGTTACCAATATTTATAGAGATGTATTATTAAACGAAACAGATCTCCCTATAAAACATACCGCCTATTCGCCTTGTTTTAGACGAGAAGCAGGAAGTTACGGAAAAGATGTAAGAGGATTAAATAGACTACATCAATTTGAAAAAGTTGAAATTGTAAGAGTTGAAAAGCCTGAAAATTCTTACCAAGCTTTAGACGATATGGTAAAACATGTGAAAAACCTTTTACAAGACTTAAAATTGCCGTACCGTATTTTACGATTATGTGGTGGCGATTTAGGGTTTACCTCTGCGCTTACCTTCGATTTTGAAGTATTTTCAACAGCTCAAGACCGCTGGTTAGAAATTTCGTCTGTATCAAACTTTGAAGCCTATCAAGCAAATAGATTAAAACTGCGCTTAAAAAACAATCAAGGAAAAAAAGAATTAGCGCACACACTAAATGGTAGCTCGTTAGCATTACCAAGAGTGTTAGCTGGTATTCTTGAAAACTACCAAACCGAAAACGGTATAAAAATACCCGATGTTTTAGTACCTTATACAGGTTTTAATACGATTGATTAA
- the pth gene encoding aminoacyl-tRNA hydrolase: protein MKKFLIVGLGNIGEKYHNTRHNIGFKILDYLVQQEDITFETKKLGDLATYKFKGRQFILLKPSTFMNLSGKSVLYWLNKEKIPLENLLIITDDLNLPFGTIRLKTKGSDGGHNGLKDIQQKLNTTKYARFRFGISDNFSKGRQVDYVLGHWSNEEEDKLNERLKTSVELIKSFGTAGPSLTMNTFNGK, encoded by the coding sequence ATGAAAAAGTTCCTTATTGTTGGTCTTGGTAACATTGGTGAAAAATATCATAATACAAGACACAACATTGGATTTAAAATACTAGACTACCTAGTACAACAAGAAGATATCACTTTCGAAACCAAAAAACTAGGCGATTTAGCTACATACAAATTTAAAGGAAGGCAGTTTATTCTTTTAAAACCTAGTACTTTCATGAACCTAAGTGGCAAGTCTGTATTATATTGGTTAAATAAAGAAAAAATACCTTTAGAAAACTTACTTATAATAACAGATGATTTAAACTTACCCTTTGGCACAATTAGGTTAAAAACAAAAGGAAGCGATGGTGGACATAACGGTCTAAAAGACATTCAACAAAAACTAAACACCACTAAATATGCTCGATTTAGATTTGGAATTAGTGATAACTTTAGTAAAGGTAGACAAGTAGATTATGTTTTAGGCCACTGGTCTAACGAAGAAGAAGATAAACTTAACGAACGATTAAAAACATCTGTAGAGCTTATAAAATCATTTGGCACAGCAGGTCCAAGCCTAACAATGAACACCTTTAACGGAAAATAA
- a CDS encoding DUF6371 domain-containing protein: MRKLEKIDTKYKFSRKRDRNIITPCCNKKNGGGFVHYENQPKRFGYCHYCDTTTLPPILYKDSAGNLFTYNDVIQQFESYNSIVEPIVATTQPKTTSIPQKFIPENKIWDAYSKLPENNLLKYLRKTYGDNRVDKACKEYALGTSDDGGVMFWSINTDLQVQKLKISYYDTNGRRKKKFKAPYLNDKGYYSCLFGEHLLIPSCKDRQRIVLVESEKTAIVGSIVLPKFTWLAYGGLTQLTVKKAHCLKGYQRVLVIPDFSSKAIKAISKRITELKELGINLNILDLTQGMTDTQRDNLGIYGYDLEDIIRKIPS; encoded by the coding sequence ATGAGAAAATTAGAAAAAATAGATACTAAATATAAATTCTCTAGGAAAAGAGATAGAAATATAATAACGCCTTGTTGTAACAAGAAAAACGGCGGTGGTTTTGTGCATTATGAAAACCAGCCTAAACGGTTTGGATATTGTCATTATTGCGACACAACAACATTACCACCTATATTGTATAAAGATAGCGCAGGCAACTTGTTTACCTATAATGATGTTATTCAGCAATTTGAGAGTTATAATAGTATTGTTGAACCTATTGTTGCAACAACCCAACCAAAAACAACCAGCATCCCTCAAAAGTTTATTCCAGAGAATAAGATTTGGGACGCGTATAGTAAGCTGCCAGAAAACAACCTCTTAAAATATTTACGTAAAACCTATGGCGACAATAGAGTTGACAAAGCATGTAAAGAATATGCCCTAGGAACTAGTGATGATGGAGGTGTTATGTTTTGGAGTATTAATACAGATTTACAAGTTCAGAAGCTAAAAATATCATACTACGATACCAATGGTCGACGTAAAAAGAAATTCAAAGCTCCTTATCTAAATGACAAAGGGTATTATTCATGCTTATTTGGTGAACACTTGTTAATTCCTAGTTGCAAAGATAGGCAACGAATTGTTTTAGTAGAAAGTGAAAAAACGGCTATTGTTGGAAGTATTGTTTTACCAAAATTCACATGGTTAGCTTATGGTGGTTTAACTCAATTAACTGTAAAAAAAGCACATTGTTTAAAAGGGTATCAACGAGTGTTGGTAATTCCTGATTTCAGTAGCAAAGCAATTAAAGCAATAAGCAAAAGAATCACGGAGCTCAAAGAGTTAGGGATAAACTTAAATATACTAGACTTAACGCAAGGTATGACTGATACGCAAAGAGATAATCTAGGTATTTATGGTTATGACCTAGAAGATATTATAAGAAAAATACCTAGCTAA
- a CDS encoding ribose-phosphate pyrophosphokinase, whose translation MTKIKTKAKIFACSQSQVLAEKIAKAYGEDLGKIITSTYSDGEFQPSFEESVRGARLFIIGSTNPSSENLMEMLLMLDAAKRASARHITAVMPYFGWARQDRKDKPRVPIAAKLVAKMLETAGATRIITMDLHADQIQGFFEKPVDHLFASTIFLPYLKEKGLDNLTIASPDMGGSKRAYAYSKALESDVVICYKQRAKANVISHMELIGDVTGKNVVLVDDMVDTAGTLTKAADLMMERGAKSVRAICTHPILSGNAYEKIENSQLEELIVTDSIPLSQESSKITVLSCAELFASVMYNVHHNQSISSKFVM comes from the coding sequence ATGACAAAGATTAAAACCAAAGCCAAAATTTTTGCATGTTCGCAAAGTCAAGTTTTAGCCGAAAAAATTGCTAAAGCTTACGGTGAAGATCTTGGTAAAATTATAACATCTACTTATAGCGATGGTGAATTTCAACCTTCTTTCGAAGAATCTGTTAGAGGTGCTAGATTATTTATCATTGGGTCGACCAACCCTAGCTCAGAAAATTTAATGGAAATGTTGTTAATGCTAGATGCCGCAAAACGTGCCTCGGCAAGACACATTACTGCTGTTATGCCTTATTTTGGTTGGGCAAGACAAGATAGAAAAGACAAGCCTAGAGTTCCAATAGCAGCAAAATTAGTCGCTAAAATGCTTGAAACAGCTGGAGCAACTAGAATAATAACCATGGATTTACATGCCGATCAAATTCAAGGATTCTTTGAAAAACCTGTAGATCATCTATTCGCATCAACCATTTTCTTACCTTATCTAAAAGAAAAAGGGTTAGACAATTTAACAATTGCTTCGCCAGATATGGGTGGTTCTAAAAGAGCATACGCCTATTCTAAAGCTTTAGAAAGCGATGTTGTCATTTGTTACAAACAAAGAGCAAAAGCCAATGTTATTTCTCATATGGAATTAATTGGTGATGTAACAGGAAAGAATGTTGTTTTAGTAGATGACATGGTTGATACTGCTGGAACACTAACTAAAGCAGCCGATTTAATGATGGAACGTGGTGCAAAGAGCGTAAGAGCTATTTGTACACATCCTATTTTATCGGGGAATGCTTATGAAAAAATAGAAAATTCGCAACTTGAAGAATTAATTGTTACCGACTCTATTCCATTAAGTCAAGAAAGTAGCAAAATAACTGTTTTAAGTTGCGCCGAACTTTTTGCAAGTGTGATGTACAACGTACACCATAACCAATCAATAAGTTCTAAATTTGTAATGTAA
- a CDS encoding HTTM domain-containing protein produces MLNNFLFKHIDNSPLIVFRIIFGLLCFLESVGAIVTGWVKRTLIEPEFTFSFIGFEWLQPLPEHMMYAYYIIMGLFGLFIMIGYKYRFSVIMFTIMWAGTYFMQKSSYNNHYYLLIILSTIMAFQPANRYLSLDAKQNPSLKKIAMPQWCSWVFIIQMFIVYTYGAIAKLYPDWLDTSVMELMMASKKHYYIIGDLLQQKWVHYFLAYGGILFDGLVIPLLLFKPTRKLAFFASIFFHLFNSIVFQVGIFPYLSLAFALFFFSPETIRNIFLKKKPLYNKEEVVIPSYSKPLMALFAIHFITQLALPLRHHFIKDNVLWTEEGHRMSWRMMLRSKQGVASYVVQDKKTLKRENINLNNYLTKKQQRHVSSKPDVIWQFAQHLKQDYAKKGKDVAVYVSCRISVNGKPYKKLINSNVDIASVKWEPFKHSSWLLPSK; encoded by the coding sequence ATTTTGAATAACTTCTTATTTAAACATATAGACAACAGTCCTTTAATCGTCTTTAGAATTATTTTCGGGTTACTTTGCTTTCTAGAGTCGGTAGGCGCTATCGTTACAGGTTGGGTTAAAAGAACACTTATCGAGCCCGAATTCACCTTTTCATTTATAGGTTTTGAATGGTTACAACCATTACCAGAACATATGATGTACGCCTATTATATAATTATGGGGCTTTTTGGGCTTTTTATTATGATAGGCTATAAATATAGGTTTAGTGTTATTATGTTTACCATTATGTGGGCAGGCACATATTTTATGCAAAAATCGTCCTATAACAACCACTACTATCTTTTAATAATTTTAAGTACTATAATGGCATTTCAACCTGCTAACAGGTATTTGTCTCTAGATGCAAAACAAAACCCAAGTCTAAAAAAAATAGCTATGCCACAGTGGTGTAGTTGGGTGTTTATTATTCAAATGTTTATTGTGTATACCTATGGTGCTATTGCAAAGCTATACCCAGATTGGTTAGACACCTCTGTTATGGAGCTTATGATGGCCTCGAAAAAACATTACTACATTATTGGCGATCTACTACAACAAAAATGGGTACACTATTTTCTTGCCTACGGCGGTATTTTATTTGACGGTCTTGTTATTCCTTTATTGCTATTTAAACCAACACGAAAACTGGCCTTTTTTGCTTCTATATTCTTCCATTTATTTAATTCTATAGTTTTTCAAGTAGGTATTTTTCCTTATTTATCGTTAGCGTTTGCTCTATTCTTCTTTTCACCAGAAACAATTAGAAACATTTTCTTAAAAAAGAAGCCCTTATATAACAAAGAAGAAGTCGTTATACCATCATACAGCAAGCCTTTAATGGCTTTATTTGCTATTCACTTCATAACACAATTGGCCTTGCCTTTAAGACATCATTTTATTAAAGATAATGTACTCTGGACCGAAGAAGGCCATCGTATGTCCTGGAGAATGATGTTGCGTTCTAAACAAGGCGTTGCCAGTTATGTGGTTCAGGATAAAAAAACTTTAAAACGTGAAAACATTAATCTAAATAATTATCTAACCAAAAAGCAACAACGTCATGTTTCCAGTAAACCCGATGTTATTTGGCAATTTGCGCAACATTTAAAACAAGATTACGCTAAAAAAGGAAAAGATGTTGCCGTATATGTTTCTTGTAGAATTAGTGTTAACGGAAAACCTTACAAAAAACTTATTAATTCCAATGTTGATATAGCTTCAGTAAAATGGGAACCATTTAAACATAGTTCTTGGTTATTACCTTCAAAATAA
- a CDS encoding bifunctional riboflavin kinase/FAD synthetase, with protein MEIIHQKHITFNQPTVLTIGTFDGVHIGHKKIIERLIKSAKDNHLYATVLTFFPHPRMVLQKDTNIKLLNTIDEKSNILQHLGLDYLVIKEFTKEFSRLTAEDFVQDILVNKLNTKKIIIGYDHHFGRNRTANIDDLRVFGNKYNFDVEEISAQDINEVTVSSTKIRKALIDGDIITTNKYLGYNYMLSGEVIKGKSLGTKIGFPTANLSIKETYKLIPKDGVYVVKALIDYKLVYGMMNIGSNPTVNNTNSQFIEIHFFDFKKSIYNHKLVVEILQRIRDEQKFNSVDDLKQQLQEDQKTALNLIKDFE; from the coding sequence TTGGAAATAATTCATCAAAAACATATAACTTTTAACCAACCAACTGTTCTTACAATAGGAACTTTTGATGGCGTTCATATTGGGCATAAAAAAATCATTGAGCGATTAATTAAATCGGCTAAAGACAACCATCTTTACGCAACAGTTTTAACATTCTTTCCCCATCCAAGAATGGTGCTTCAAAAAGACACCAACATTAAATTATTAAACACTATTGATGAGAAAAGTAACATATTACAGCATCTAGGCTTGGATTATTTAGTTATAAAAGAGTTTACCAAAGAATTTTCCAGATTAACCGCCGAAGATTTTGTCCAAGATATATTAGTTAACAAACTAAACACAAAAAAAATAATTATAGGTTACGACCATCATTTCGGCAGAAATCGCACCGCTAATATTGATGACTTAAGAGTGTTTGGTAATAAATATAACTTTGATGTAGAAGAAATAAGCGCTCAAGATATTAACGAAGTAACCGTGAGTTCTACAAAAATTAGAAAAGCGCTTATAGATGGTGATATTATAACGACTAACAAGTATCTTGGATATAACTACATGCTTTCTGGTGAAGTTATAAAAGGAAAATCTCTAGGCACTAAAATAGGGTTTCCTACGGCAAATTTGTCTATTAAAGAGACTTATAAACTTATCCCAAAAGATGGTGTTTATGTGGTAAAAGCGCTTATAGATTACAAATTGGTGTATGGCATGATGAATATTGGCTCAAACCCTACAGTAAATAACACAAATAGTCAATTTATAGAAATTCATTTTTTCGATTTTAAAAAATCTATTTACAATCATAAATTAGTAGTTGAAATTCTTCAGAGAATTAGAGACGAACAAAAGTTTAATTCGGTAGATGATTTAAAACAACAACTACAAGAAGATCAAAAAACGGCTTTAAATCTTATTAAAGATTTTGAATAA